AAATCAGTGTTagtattcttcttcttcttttacacattattattattattattattattaataataattattattaagtacATTTCAGGTCAtatagttgtttttgttgttattattattattattatttaagtacATTTCAGATCATGTAGTTATTAATTCAACTTGAATTTGTTTCATTATGCTTTGAGTGGACTACTTTTTTTAGTCAAGTAATTTCACTTTTGATTTGATCATGGAGTTTGTGTACTTGTGCACTGTGTCCcgacaataaataaaataaaaaggcccTCTCTGTGTTACACCAAGAGCCGTGGGGCGGCAGTCATGTGTCGGATCTTTGGAGGAGACCTTGAATGCAGCATGAGCTCCAGTCAGCCTGGGACGGTTTTGTGTCAGGAGGTTGGTGCAAACATGGCGTGGAGAGGCTGTGCGAGGAAATGGCCCCAAACAGAGCTCCTCAACTCACAACACACTAGTTTGCAAAGCTCCAGGTGAGCAAATGTCAAGCGGTTTAGTCGCAGTGTGTGTCCACGTAAGGATTTCATCgatagtgtgtttgtgcgtttgTCTCTCGACCAGGATCATTTAACCCTTTCCAGTGTGCACAGCACcgaaaactgtgttttgtttatttacagtgaaacattttcaacaattaTTCATGCTATTTAATTATGCTATATTATTGCCCTTTATTTACCACGTTGAACGTGTAGTTTACTAAAGAAAGCCCTGTTGTTATTCACCTAGAAAACTATCttctatgttttgtttgttgtgataataaatgcatttatagtctaagtcacaaaaacaaaaacaacaaaattataatatatactTAGTATATAGTTGGTGGTGACAACAATACCATAAcccaacaataaaaaataaatatgaaaaataagaATACTTGACAGATTCACTGCAGTGGAACTGCTGTTGTATGGTTTTGCTTCACAGTGCTCATGTGTTTCATCTGTAAATCAGGTTTTAATACGTCCTCCTGTATatgcacatattttaaaagactCAGCTTCTACAATCAGCAGAGGTGTGGTTTCCGCCGAGAAGCCAAAAGGCCGGACACAAAGAAAGGCACGGCCAGTGAAGAGACAAAGGCATCACCTTCTGAAGTTGTCACTCCACGACCTCCGCCTCCCCCCAGAGTGTCCAGGCCGACGCTTTTCAAACCGCTAATGTTCACAGTAGGGGTATGTACTCCCATTTCTCTCCTTCTGCAGTGATTTACTTTGTGTTTGAACTGTTGTGAGAACATACAGTTATGGGTTAATGCTGTTTGCGACAGTATGGTGGTGCTGGACATTGACGTCATGTCAGTTTACAGGCTGCTCCTTTGGTGCGGCGGCCATTCTGCAATATGAGACCCTGAAGTCAAGAGTTCAGACTGGAAAAGATGCAGAGGAGTCAAAAAAGTTCACACAGGTGAGGTTTGAACTGTACAAactgctgtctctctcctccactgctGGTAACCTGAGTAATCAGCCCACAGTGATTCATCATCGCATTCACATGTTACCAGGGGTCCCAGGACATGGCACACTGGCACGACTGGTGGAACAAGCTGTCAGGCTTCCAGAGACAACTCATCCTCCTGATGTCCATAGTGGATGACTTCTGGAGCAGcctcacagagggacagaggacTGTCACAGGTAGCTTACGTAGGAATCACAGAATCATTTCTGTTCCTGTGTGTCCTCCCATTTTAATGACAAGCAGCAACATCTCTTGATGTCAGGACCTGGTCTTAATTAATAATACCTAATAATTGCAGGTATTATTGCAGTAAATACTGCAGTCTTGTGTTGCTGGCGGATCCCCTCGATGCAAAGAAGCATGATTAAGTACTTCACCTCGAACCCAGCCTCCAGTGAGTATGCCTCTTCTAGCTGGGACATTCATTTTCTTGCAGcttgatctgtgtgtgtttgttcaaagtccatttttaatgtttctatCCATTTTTTTCCACCACTAGAAACACGGTGTCTTCCAATGGTCCTGTCCTCCTTCAGCCATTATTCCATCATCCACATGGTGGCCAACATGTACGTCCTGTGGACATTCTCATCTGGAATCGTCTCTCTCTTAGGGAAGGAACAATTTCTTGCACTTTACATGTCTGCTGGTGAGTCAAATAAAATAGAGCTGCAGTCTGattaaatgtaatcaaatcTAAATCCAGGATTCAGTCGTTCTGAGTTCATGCCTCTTGAATAAATCCACTTCAATTTGTAGTATTTGCTGTAGAGGTAAATAAGTAAACAAATGCCCTAAAAGAGATTTGTCAGTATTTGACTAACCAGAACAGTAACTGGGAAAATAGGTGatatgaaaatacattttttggtGTAAGAAAAAGAATCATCTCCTTCTCACTGTGATTATTTTCAGGCGTGATCTCCACTATGGTTAGCTACGTGTGTAAAACAGCCAGCGGGCGTCTCTATCCCTCACTGGGAGCAGTAAGACAATTGCTAAAATCTTGAAACAGCTTAACAGTGAATAATTCCAATAATCCCACTCGTTTGACTTTGGTTTGATCTATAGTCAGGTGCTGTCATGGCTGTCCTGGCTTCAGTCTGCACAACGGTACCAGAGGCCAAATTAGGCATACTCTTCCTCCCCATGGTCACTTTCACAGCAGGACATGTAAGTGAAGCActgcatgtttgtctttgtgcctgTGTGGGCTAGAGATGGAAATCTGGACCCAAACAAAATCCTATGTATGAATAACTGTGTAAGCATGTGGGTCTGAATGTAGAGTGGAGAGATGATCATTGATGATTTATTGGTTCTTGTGATTGGTTTGTCTTTAGGCTCTAAAAGCACTTGTCGCCATAGACACAGCAGGGCTTATACTAGGATGGCGGCTATTTGACCATGCAGCTCACCTCGGTGGAGCTCTCTTTGGAGTGTGAGTATCCCGGTGTTCAGTCATTTCACACCAAtccaagtgtttttgtttagtttttatttggtttttaacTTTTGCAAATGAGGATACATTGCTGCTAAGCTTTCCGTAgtactgtgttttctttttacatgtttatacACTTCACTGCCATTACCACTGGAAAACTGTCTCCATGTATGTTTCCCTGCAG
The window above is part of the Anabas testudineus chromosome 17, fAnaTes1.2, whole genome shotgun sequence genome. Proteins encoded here:
- the parla gene encoding presenilins-associated rhomboid-like protein, mitochondrial gives rise to the protein MAWRGCARKWPQTELLNSQHTSLQSSRLSFYNQQRCGFRREAKRPDTKKGTASEETKASPSEVVTPRPPPPPRVSRPTLFKPLMFTVGFTGCSFGAAAILQYETLKSRVQTGKDAEESKKFTQGSQDMAHWHDWWNKLSGFQRQLILLMSIVDDFWSSLTEGQRTVTGIIAVNTAVLCCWRIPSMQRSMIKYFTSNPASKTRCLPMVLSSFSHYSIIHMVANMYVLWTFSSGIVSLLGKEQFLALYMSAGVISTMVSYVCKTASGRLYPSLGASGAVMAVLASVCTTVPEAKLGILFLPMVTFTAGHALKALVAIDTAGLILGWRLFDHAAHLGGALFGVWYVSYGYKLIWRKREPLVKLWHTMRSPGTGESKPGGSGGDGGPRRQ